A window from Vulpes vulpes isolate BD-2025 chromosome 9, VulVul3, whole genome shotgun sequence encodes these proteins:
- the CTXN1 gene encoding cortexin-1 translates to MSAAWTLSPEPLPPSTGPPVGAGLDAEQRTVFAFVLCLLVVLVLLMVRCVRILLDPYSRMPASSWTDHKEALERGQFDYALV, encoded by the coding sequence ATGAGCGCGGCGTGGACGCTGTCCCCGGAGCCGCTGCCGCCGTCGACGGGGCCGCCGGTGGGCGCGGGCCTGGACGCGGAGCAGCGCACGGTGTTCGCCTTCGTGCTGTGCCTGctcgtggtgctggtgctgctgatggtgCGCTGCGTGCGCATCCTGCTCGACCCCTACAGCCGCATGCCCGCCTCGTCCTGGACCGACCACAAGGAGGCGCTCGAGCGCGGGCAGTTCGACTACGCGCTGGTCTGA
- the SNAPC2 gene encoding snRNA-activating protein complex subunit 2 — protein MKPPQRRRTAPARYLGEVTGPAAWSAREKRQLLRLLQARQGQPEPDAAELAQELPGRSETEVRDFLRQLKGRAVREALQRLHPGPRRRETQTPAPIEVWMDLAEKITGPLEEALTVAFSQVLTIAATEPVSLLHSKPPKPTQARGKLLLLDAPGGQKEASPETPGPAPKPDGPAPEASSEFLADPSSAEGDFSVDFEKIYKYLSSVSRRCHGPELSAAEAAVVLDLLMALPEELQRLPCDALVKHMSDMYVHLTAPQPDPASEGLGPAAEDAGTSSSRQEASGQALPQASENAGSAEPRSPWQAAGVCPLNPFLVPLEFLGQAATPAR, from the exons ATGAAGCCTCCGCAGCGGCGGCGAACGGCCCCGGCGCGCTACCTGGGCGAGGTGACGGGCCCCGCGGCCTGGAGCGCCCGCGAGAAGCGTCAGCTGCTACGACTACTGCAGGCGCGGCAGGGCCAGCCGGAGCCGGACGCCGCTGAGCTGGCCCAAGAGCTTCCGGGCCGCAGCGAGACCGAG gTCCGGGACTTCCTGCGGCAGCTTAAGGGCCGCGCGGTCCGGGAGGCCCTCCAGAGGCTGCATCCGGGTCCGAGGCGCCGAGAAACACAGACCCCGGCCCCCATCGAG GTATGGATGGATCTGGCTGAGAAGATAACAGGCCCGCTGGAGGAAGCCCTGACTGTGGCCTTCTCACAG GTACTCACCATCGCAGCCACAGAGCCCGTGAGCCTCCTGCACTCCAAGCCTCCCAAGCCCACGCAGGCTCGTGGAAAGCTACTGTTGCTTGATGCCCCTGGAGGGCAGAAGGAAGCAAGCCCTGAaactcctggccccgcccctaaGCCCGATGGCCCGGCCCCCGAGGCATCTTCTGAATTCCTGGCTGACCCTTCCTCGGCTGAGGGAGACTTCTCCGTGGACTTTGAGAAGATCTACAAGTACCTGTCATCCGTCTCCCGCAGGTGTCATGGCCCTGAACTCTCTGCCGCTG AGGCTGCTGTGGTCCTGGACCTGCTTATGGCACTTCCCGAGGAGCTGCAGCGCCTGCCCTGCGATGCCCTGGTTAAACACATGTCGGACATGTACGTCCACCTGACAGCCCCCCAGCCTGACCCAGCCAGTGAGGGCCTGGGGCCGGCAGCTGAGGATGCTGGGACAAGCTCTAGCCGGCAGGAGGCGTCaggccaggccctgccccaggcctctgaGAACGCTGGGTCTGCTGAACCAAGGTCTCCTTGGCAAGCAGCAGGGGTCTGTCCCCTGAACCCATTCTTGGTGCCCCTGGAATTTCTGGGCCAGGCAGCTACCCCTGCAAGGTGA